The Paenibacillus sp. RUD330 genome has a segment encoding these proteins:
- a CDS encoding phage holin, LLH family, with amino-acid sequence MSDAWQHWAGFMADLAAVLLSLTAAALIPILSVRALRYLTARRNDHQRETLHRIASEAAALAEAAFADGNGPRKLSLAIGYAQEQCAGTGITASADTIRAAIEKAVMDYNAMVKPWSGLPAPGAIAKPKGESYSQ; translated from the coding sequence TTGTCAGATGCATGGCAGCACTGGGCCGGCTTCATGGCCGATCTGGCAGCCGTCTTGCTGTCGCTGACGGCGGCTGCGCTGATTCCCATCCTCAGCGTCAGGGCGCTCCGATACTTGACCGCCAGACGCAACGATCACCAGCGGGAAACGCTGCATCGCATCGCATCCGAGGCGGCGGCTCTGGCTGAAGCGGCGTTTGCGGACGGCAACGGTCCGCGCAAGCTGTCGCTTGCGATCGGCTACGCCCAGGAACAATGCGCCGGAACGGGCATAACGGCTTCGGCGGATACGATCCGCGCCGCTATTGAGAAGGCGGTCATGGATTACAACGCCATGGTTAAGCCGTGGTCGGGACTGCCGGCTCCGGGAGCGATAGCCAAGCCCAAGGGTGAAAGCTACAGCCAGTAA
- a CDS encoding S8 family peptidase — MDVMTWLPAAGAAVLAAAAWSGAAWRGWILERSMPEHEPGELLVKFHDGVAHEARYRVHEQCGGKIIAERGSGKLHHVKGRRASRSARLLRDAYHEHPEVEYAEPNYIYRSCQTPNDAYYPLQYGPKLIHADQAWDKASGHASVIIAVVDTGVDGSHPDLSAKLLAGQDFVQPGQPPEDQNGHGTHVAGIAAAATGNGIGIAGIAPDAAVLPVRVLDRNGSGAIATIAAGIRYAADQGAKVINLSLGGAGRSAVLRDAIRYAASKGAVIVAAAGNDGSPDKLYPAAYDEVISVGSVGAEDVHSAFSNYGTWVDVAAPGEKIVSTYMYGRYTYLSGTSMAAPHVSGVAALLAGQGLDASAIRKRLLASADPVVGTGVYWAHGRVNADRASSEE, encoded by the coding sequence ATGGATGTCATGACATGGCTGCCTGCCGCAGGGGCGGCGGTTTTGGCTGCTGCCGCATGGTCGGGCGCGGCTTGGCGAGGGTGGATACTAGAGAGAAGCATGCCGGAGCACGAGCCCGGCGAGCTGCTCGTGAAGTTTCATGACGGAGTGGCGCATGAGGCGCGCTACCGGGTTCATGAGCAATGCGGCGGCAAGATCATCGCGGAGCGCGGAAGCGGGAAGCTGCATCATGTCAAAGGCAGACGAGCCTCCCGCAGCGCGCGTCTGCTGCGCGACGCCTACCACGAGCATCCGGAGGTGGAATACGCCGAGCCGAATTATATTTACCGGAGCTGCCAGACGCCGAACGATGCCTATTATCCGCTCCAATACGGTCCCAAGCTGATTCATGCGGATCAGGCATGGGACAAGGCTTCCGGCCATGCTTCCGTCATCATCGCCGTCGTGGATACGGGAGTGGATGGGAGCCATCCCGACTTGTCGGCCAAGCTGCTGGCTGGACAAGACTTCGTGCAGCCCGGACAGCCGCCGGAGGATCAGAACGGCCACGGTACCCATGTAGCCGGCATTGCGGCCGCAGCTACCGGCAACGGAATCGGCATCGCCGGCATCGCTCCGGACGCCGCCGTGCTGCCGGTGCGCGTTCTGGACCGCAATGGATCGGGGGCGATCGCGACGATCGCTGCCGGAATCCGTTATGCGGCCGATCAAGGGGCGAAGGTCATCAATCTCAGCCTCGGCGGAGCGGGCCGCTCGGCGGTTCTGCGCGATGCGATCCGCTATGCGGCATCCAAGGGCGCGGTCATCGTGGCGGCGGCAGGCAATGACGGCAGCCCGGACAAGCTTTATCCGGCCGCCTACGACGAAGTCATATCCGTCGGATCCGTAGGCGCGGAGGACGTCCATTCGGCTTTTTCCAACTACGGCACCTGGGTGGATGTGGCCGCTCCGGGAGAAAAGATCGTGTCGACTTATATGTACGGACGTTATACGTATCTGAGCGGAACGTCCATGGCCGCTCCGCATGTGTCGGGCGTCGCCGCTCTGCTGGCTGGACAAGGACTCGACGCCTCGGCGATCCGGAAGCGCCTGCTGGCTTCAGCCGATCCTGTAGTGGGAACGGGCGTGTACTGGGCGCATGGGAGGGTGAATGCAGATCGGGCGTCATCGGAGGAATAA
- a CDS encoding MBL fold metallo-hydrolase gives MKLTDRISALVIPMREGQPESAIHPVLLQDEDGATLIDTGMIGQYELLVRAVEAEGLRISDVKRVIVTHQDIDHIGSLHDLQTCTPHMEVYAHADERPYIEGELPLIKLNRERMSKAMPPEQLEALLANPPRGHVNRLVVDGEKLPLQGGIRIIHTPGHTPGHISLFVEKEGLLIAADALRVANGELVGPSEPVTPDMPEALRSLLKLAELPVQRVLCYHGGLYEKEGIPARIAEIAAEGLRD, from the coding sequence ATGAAACTGACCGACCGCATCTCGGCGCTGGTCATCCCCATGCGGGAAGGCCAGCCCGAGAGCGCCATCCACCCCGTTCTGCTCCAGGACGAGGACGGCGCCACGCTGATCGATACCGGCATGATCGGGCAATATGAGCTGCTGGTCCGGGCCGTCGAAGCCGAAGGGCTGCGCATATCCGACGTCAAGCGGGTCATCGTGACCCATCAGGACATCGACCATATCGGCTCGCTGCATGATCTTCAGACCTGCACACCGCACATGGAAGTATACGCGCATGCCGACGAACGCCCTTATATCGAGGGCGAGCTGCCGCTCATCAAGCTCAACCGCGAACGCATGTCCAAAGCGATGCCGCCGGAGCAGCTCGAGGCGCTGCTCGCGAACCCTCCTCGCGGCCATGTCAACCGGCTCGTCGTCGACGGCGAGAAGCTCCCTCTGCAGGGAGGGATTCGGATCATCCACACGCCGGGGCATACGCCGGGACATATTTCCCTCTTCGTGGAAAAGGAGGGGCTGCTCATCGCCGCCGACGCCCTGCGAGTCGCGAACGGGGAGCTGGTCGGACCGAGCGAGCCCGTCACCCCGGATATGCCCGAGGCGCTCCGTTCCTTGCTCAAGCTTGCGGAGCTGCCCGTCCAGCGCGTCCTTTGTTATCACGGCGGCTTGTATGAAAAAGAAGGAATTCCCGCAAGAATCGCAGAGATAGCAGCGGAAGGGCTGCGCGACTGA
- a CDS encoding transcriptional repressor, whose translation MKRLPVSVLENPAVMPPGFQEALRLLERKGIALTAARYDLLQCIYSSDASVSVEQLVDILSGSHRMLGATMVYSYLRVFKRLGLVRELDARYSARRYEAVRTPAV comes from the coding sequence ATGAAACGTCTGCCTGTCTCTGTGCTTGAAAATCCAGCCGTCATGCCGCCCGGATTTCAAGAAGCGCTGCGTCTGCTGGAGAGGAAGGGAATCGCACTGACGGCCGCCAGGTACGATCTCTTGCAATGCATATACAGCTCGGATGCCAGTGTCTCGGTGGAGCAGCTCGTGGATATTCTGTCGGGCAGCCACCGCATGCTTGGAGCGACGATGGTCTACAGTTATCTGCGCGTCTTCAAGCGGCTCGGTCTCGTGCGCGAGCTCGACGCCCGCTACAGCGCCCGCCGCTACGAAGCCGTCCGGACTCCGGCGGTATAA
- a CDS encoding metalloregulator ArsR/SmtB family transcription factor: protein MSPSDNKQEGASATRTRRTIVNLLKQHGPLDAGTLAGMLGVSGMAVRQHLYGLQNEALITFEEEPRAMGRPAKLWSLTAEANRLFPAGYAELTIGLMDSVRETFGEEGLEKLLSVRNGKQIAFYSLPPGEDGTEPALEDKLRRLSEARTAEGYMAEYERQADGTYLFTEKHCPICDAAAACASLCRYETGMIGSVLGEGVEVERTEHMLSGGRRCVYRIADTGRAGGAAAR from the coding sequence ATGTCACCGTCCGACAACAAGCAGGAAGGCGCGAGCGCCACCCGCACCCGCAGAACGATCGTCAACCTGCTCAAGCAGCACGGGCCTCTGGACGCCGGCACGCTGGCAGGCATGCTCGGCGTCTCCGGCATGGCCGTGCGCCAGCATCTGTACGGATTGCAGAACGAGGCCTTGATCACCTTCGAGGAGGAGCCCCGCGCGATGGGTCGCCCCGCCAAGCTGTGGAGCCTGACGGCGGAGGCCAACCGGCTCTTCCCTGCCGGCTACGCCGAGCTGACCATCGGGCTTATGGATTCCGTCCGCGAGACTTTCGGCGAGGAAGGGCTGGAGAAGCTGCTCTCCGTCCGCAACGGCAAGCAGATCGCCTTCTATTCCTTGCCTCCCGGAGAGGACGGAACGGAGCCGGCGCTCGAAGACAAGCTGCGGCGGCTGTCCGAAGCGCGCACGGCCGAGGGTTATATGGCGGAATACGAACGGCAGGCGGACGGAACGTATCTGTTCACGGAGAAGCACTGTCCCATCTGCGACGCCGCCGCGGCCTGCGCCAGCCTGTGCCGGTACGAGACGGGCATGATCGGCAGCGTGCTCGGCGAGGGCGTCGAGGTCGAGCGCACGGAGCATATGCTCTCCGGAGGGCGCCGATGCGTCTACCGGATTGCGGACACGGGAAGAGCGGGCGGAGCAGCCGCTCGTTGA
- a CDS encoding ABC transporter substrate-binding protein — protein sequence MYAQERYLTLLGRFLGDADSALPVEATLEDIAAALFCTPRNAKHILRKLEDEGLIRWLPGRGRGHRSKIAFLADKRDYLLELLRSHAGKGDYKQAFELMEGYGNEAEKAEFMTWLDGSFGYRKEQDQGGAYAADTLRFPVVSSFETFDPARINYALDGHLARQIYDRLLQFDDVEQVMLPGAAHHWTSSDDAREWTFFLRKGIRFHHGPELTSADVKFTFDRLRASAHNGWLMRGVHEIETIGPRVVRFHLRKPNHIFSRFVCAAAASLLPAGFGGRDEQEFWKLPSGSGPFRMTQASDSCVELAAHPSYHLGRPYLDGVDIVIMPKDFRPRIEGTPEIFRPRDGSGKSWAREHASATADWLALQRLCRGCTLLSWNLRRSGPQQSEAFRRAVRMILDPVRLVADLGGDRALPAYSFLPEVSMARTPEPPRTERIRTALRDSEYDGAPLQLMANPKYGEDVQWIQERLREWGIEIELRLSPTASCRNTGTNGADLTVFGLVLADDEVDEIEAYEHGSCVMSNYFDEERRAWIRERVDAALAESLPEKRSQIMRQIEEQLRDEASLIFLHHQQLQTYLHPSVQGARLNTLGWIDFKEVWLESCLDVGGGREAGKPLSGSLS from the coding sequence ATGTATGCTCAGGAACGCTACTTGACCCTGCTTGGCCGATTTTTGGGTGACGCGGACTCGGCCCTGCCGGTCGAAGCGACGCTCGAGGATATTGCCGCGGCGCTGTTCTGCACCCCGCGCAACGCCAAGCATATTCTCCGCAAGCTGGAAGACGAGGGGCTGATCCGGTGGCTGCCGGGCAGAGGCCGCGGCCACCGCTCCAAAATCGCCTTCTTGGCCGACAAGCGGGATTATCTGCTGGAGCTGCTGCGAAGCCATGCAGGCAAAGGCGACTACAAGCAAGCCTTCGAGCTGATGGAAGGATACGGCAACGAAGCCGAGAAGGCCGAATTCATGACGTGGCTGGACGGCAGCTTTGGGTACCGCAAGGAACAGGACCAGGGAGGAGCCTATGCGGCCGACACGCTCCGCTTTCCCGTCGTCTCGTCCTTCGAGACCTTCGATCCGGCACGGATCAACTATGCCCTGGACGGTCATCTGGCCCGCCAGATCTACGACCGCCTCCTTCAGTTCGACGATGTCGAGCAGGTCATGCTGCCTGGAGCCGCCCATCACTGGACCTCCAGCGACGACGCCAGGGAATGGACGTTCTTTCTCCGGAAAGGCATCCGGTTCCATCACGGTCCGGAGCTGACGTCCGCCGACGTGAAGTTCACCTTCGACCGGCTTCGAGCCTCCGCGCACAACGGCTGGCTGATGAGAGGCGTGCACGAGATCGAGACGATCGGCCCTCGCGTCGTCCGCTTCCACCTCCGCAAGCCGAACCATATTTTCAGCCGGTTCGTATGCGCCGCTGCCGCTTCGCTGCTGCCTGCCGGCTTCGGCGGACGCGACGAGCAGGAGTTCTGGAAGCTGCCGTCCGGCAGCGGACCTTTTCGGATGACCCAGGCAAGCGACAGCTGCGTGGAGCTCGCCGCCCATCCGTCCTATCATCTGGGCCGGCCCTACCTCGACGGCGTGGACATCGTCATCATGCCGAAGGACTTCCGGCCCCGGATCGAAGGCACGCCCGAAATCTTCCGGCCTCGGGACGGATCGGGTAAAAGCTGGGCGCGGGAGCACGCCTCCGCCACGGCCGACTGGCTCGCGCTGCAAAGGCTGTGCCGCGGCTGCACTCTCCTGTCCTGGAATCTGCGGCGCAGCGGCCCCCAGCAATCCGAGGCCTTCCGCCGAGCGGTAAGAATGATCTTGGATCCCGTGCGGTTGGTCGCCGATCTGGGAGGCGACCGCGCCCTGCCGGCCTACAGCTTTCTGCCCGAGGTCAGCATGGCGCGCACGCCCGAGCCGCCGCGGACCGAGCGCATCCGCACGGCTTTGCGGGATTCGGAGTATGACGGAGCTCCTCTGCAGCTCATGGCCAACCCCAAGTACGGCGAAGATGTCCAGTGGATCCAGGAGCGGCTCCGGGAATGGGGCATCGAGATCGAACTGCGGCTCAGCCCGACTGCTTCCTGCCGGAATACAGGGACGAATGGAGCCGATCTCACGGTTTTCGGCCTGGTCCTTGCCGATGATGAGGTCGATGAAATCGAAGCCTACGAGCATGGCAGCTGCGTCATGTCGAACTACTTCGACGAAGAAAGAAGGGCCTGGATCCGGGAGCGCGTTGATGCCGCCCTAGCCGAATCTCTGCCGGAGAAGCGCAGCCAGATCATGAGGCAGATCGAGGAGCAGCTGCGCGACGAGGCTTCGCTGATCTTCCTTCATCACCAGCAGCTCCAGACCTACCTGCATCCCAGCGTCCAAGGCGCCAGGCTGAACACGCTCGGTTGGATCGACTTCAAGGAAGTCTGGCTCGAGAGCTGCCTGGACGTCGGCGGAGGCAGGGAAGCCGGAAAGCCGCTGTCCGGCTCCTTGAGCTGA
- a CDS encoding helix-turn-helix domain-containing protein codes for MSFARNLLRLREERGWTQYELADRLGIKRARYNAWENGLAKPRLDMLIKLAGFFEVTPDFLLEQAAPAPIPSWATARDRRDIKKFIQMPEVLYFDGHEFSAEDRQKMLELMESIAWEAKRLNKEARRKAGSGGAGPGAPD; via the coding sequence ATGTCGTTCGCAAGGAATCTGCTCCGGCTGCGCGAGGAGAGGGGATGGACCCAATATGAGCTCGCCGACCGCCTCGGCATCAAGCGGGCCCGGTACAACGCCTGGGAGAACGGGCTCGCGAAGCCCAGACTGGACATGCTGATCAAGCTGGCCGGCTTTTTCGAGGTCACTCCCGACTTCCTGCTGGAGCAGGCTGCCCCGGCTCCGATTCCTTCCTGGGCGACGGCGAGAGACCGCCGCGACATCAAGAAATTCATCCAGATGCCCGAGGTCCTCTATTTTGACGGCCATGAATTCTCGGCAGAGGACCGGCAGAAGATGCTGGAGCTCATGGAATCGATCGCCTGGGAGGCCAAGCGGCTGAACAAGGAGGCGCGGAGAAAAGCCGGCTCAGGGGGCGCCGGACCGGGCGCTCCAGACTAA
- a CDS encoding MDR family MFS transporter yields MSLQPSAASAARPAAGAATSSRIVLAGILIGLIFSELDETIVTTAMPTIIRDLHGMSLYGWVAGIYALALTAFMPILGKMADLFGRKKIYLACMALFIIGSIVSGASGSMLMLLVGRGIQGIGAGGLMPIAMLIMTDMYPVEKRAKLMALVGPIMFIPQLAGPLLGGVIVDAISWHWVFFINIPVGVVAAILIGKGLRESRGEGKPSIDWAGAALILGAIVSLLLTPELVNMGSYTWHSPLIVGLLAAGAVLLAAFVRVESRAKEPVIPLHLFRNRTIVALGVLIFLTMLGIQGSLASFPFYAQHVIGLSPTVSGYMTLPVMAGGIGTSIAVGWVITKLPYKDLIVASLALPIAAFAMLSTIHAGTSIVFILAAFLLLGAGFGVLFGSDNLIVQESVDKRDGGSAIATVQLFQSFGVTIGFSLFGSLLSGKIGSGIAGIADRLPAGTETAVASGAMPDSLSQTLVDAIQSVYANAFSFIFTLAGIIAVAAFAASWLLKRETLTSTPEPSGEEQAA; encoded by the coding sequence ATGTCCCTGCAGCCATCCGCGGCTTCCGCCGCCCGTCCCGCTGCCGGAGCGGCGACAAGCAGCCGCATCGTGCTCGCGGGAATACTGATCGGGCTGATCTTCTCCGAGCTCGACGAAACGATTGTCACGACCGCCATGCCTACCATCATCCGGGACCTGCACGGCATGTCCCTGTACGGCTGGGTCGCCGGCATCTATGCGCTCGCGCTGACCGCATTCATGCCGATCCTCGGCAAGATGGCCGATCTGTTCGGCCGCAAGAAGATTTATCTCGCCTGCATGGCTCTGTTCATCATCGGCTCCATCGTCAGCGGAGCATCCGGCTCCATGCTCATGCTGCTGGTCGGCAGGGGCATCCAGGGCATCGGCGCCGGGGGCCTCATGCCGATCGCCATGCTGATCATGACGGATATGTATCCCGTGGAGAAGCGGGCCAAATTGATGGCCCTCGTCGGGCCGATCATGTTCATCCCGCAGCTGGCGGGTCCGCTGCTCGGAGGCGTCATTGTGGATGCCATCAGCTGGCATTGGGTATTCTTTATCAATATACCGGTCGGCGTCGTAGCCGCGATTCTAATCGGCAAAGGACTGCGGGAATCCCGGGGCGAAGGCAAGCCGTCCATCGACTGGGCGGGAGCAGCGCTTATCCTGGGCGCCATCGTCTCGCTCCTGCTGACACCCGAGCTCGTCAACATGGGCTCTTATACATGGCATTCGCCGCTTATCGTCGGCCTGCTTGCCGCAGGCGCCGTGCTGCTCGCCGCTTTTGTCCGGGTGGAATCGCGCGCCAAGGAGCCGGTCATTCCGCTGCATCTGTTCCGCAACCGCACGATCGTCGCGCTCGGGGTTTTGATTTTCCTGACGATGCTCGGCATTCAAGGCTCGCTGGCTTCCTTTCCGTTCTATGCCCAGCATGTCATCGGCTTGTCGCCTACCGTCTCCGGCTATATGACGCTCCCTGTCATGGCCGGCGGAATCGGAACCAGCATCGCCGTCGGCTGGGTCATCACCAAGCTCCCCTACAAGGATCTGATCGTAGCGTCGCTGGCGCTGCCGATCGCGGCGTTCGCGATGCTCTCGACGATCCACGCGGGCACCTCCATCGTCTTTATTCTGGCCGCATTCCTGCTGCTGGGCGCCGGCTTCGGCGTGCTGTTCGGCTCCGACAACCTGATCGTTCAGGAATCCGTCGACAAACGGGACGGAGGCAGCGCCATCGCGACGGTGCAGCTGTTCCAGTCGTTCGGCGTGACAATCGGCTTCAGCCTCTTCGGCAGCCTGCTTTCCGGAAAGATCGGATCGGGCATCGCAGGCATCGCGGACCGGCTGCCGGCAGGCACCGAAACCGCCGTCGCATCGGGCGCCATGCCTGACAGCCTGTCCCAGACTCTCGTCGATGCCATCCAGTCCGTTTACGCGAACGCCTTCTCCTTCATCTTCACGCTGGCCGGCATCATCGCCGTCGCCGCCTTCGCCGCGAGCTGGCTGCTGAAGCGGGAGACGCTGACCTCCACTCCAGAGCCGTCCGGCGAGGAGCAGGCCGCTTGA
- a CDS encoding MFS transporter — MKLRDWDSNLKLRLGGEFVLNIVFWTFFPFLSIVFARAFGKGTAGLLMVLSQSLAVVANLLGGYFTDRYGRKRMMVFAASGQAVGYGIFAAASSSWLPVPALAFAGFTIASVATSFYYPASQAMVADVVAEKHRSEVFAVFYTFVNIAVVIGPLLGSVLYVGHPAAMPAAASAVCVTMAVLLSARLRETNPAQAPEKGTPASSWKEAMRAQLRNYRIIGSDRVFLLFIAAGILLSQTFMQLDLLLPVYLEETVHSASVWSSWDLKLTGERLFGLLVSENGLLVALFTVAIARWSSLLKDRWIFIGGALCYAASMALFSQAGGVWSLAGVMIIFTLAELMCAGPQQMFVTRLAPERMRGQYFAASSLRFTIGRTLAPLSIPLCGLIGFEWTFALLALLAVAAAVLYKIMFDWHDGAAPSPDLHASGKTIVP, encoded by the coding sequence ATGAAACTTCGCGACTGGGATTCCAACCTCAAACTGCGGCTCGGGGGAGAGTTCGTCCTGAACATCGTTTTCTGGACGTTCTTCCCGTTCCTCTCCATCGTATTCGCCCGCGCCTTCGGCAAAGGCACGGCAGGCCTGCTGATGGTGCTGTCGCAGTCTCTCGCCGTCGTAGCCAACCTGCTCGGAGGCTACTTCACCGACCGCTACGGCCGCAAGCGGATGATGGTCTTCGCCGCTTCCGGCCAGGCGGTCGGCTACGGCATTTTCGCAGCCGCTTCCTCTTCCTGGCTGCCGGTTCCGGCGCTGGCGTTCGCCGGCTTCACGATTGCCAGCGTGGCCACTTCGTTCTACTATCCGGCCAGCCAGGCGATGGTGGCGGACGTCGTGGCCGAGAAGCACCGCTCGGAAGTATTCGCCGTCTTCTATACGTTCGTCAACATCGCCGTCGTCATCGGACCGCTGCTCGGCTCCGTGCTGTACGTCGGCCATCCCGCCGCCATGCCGGCAGCCGCAAGCGCCGTCTGCGTCACGATGGCTGTCCTCCTGTCGGCCAGGCTGCGCGAGACGAATCCGGCCCAGGCACCCGAGAAAGGGACTCCTGCCTCTTCCTGGAAAGAAGCGATGCGGGCGCAGCTGCGCAATTACCGCATCATCGGCTCCGACCGGGTGTTCCTGCTGTTCATCGCAGCCGGAATCCTGCTGTCGCAGACCTTCATGCAGCTTGACCTGCTGCTTCCGGTCTATCTGGAAGAGACCGTCCATTCCGCAAGCGTATGGAGCAGCTGGGATCTCAAGCTGACCGGCGAGCGGCTGTTCGGCCTGCTCGTATCGGAGAACGGGCTTCTCGTCGCCCTCTTCACCGTCGCCATCGCGCGCTGGTCCTCGCTGCTGAAGGATCGCTGGATCTTCATCGGCGGCGCCCTCTGCTACGCCGCCTCCATGGCGCTGTTCAGCCAGGCGGGCGGCGTCTGGAGCCTCGCCGGCGTCATGATCATCTTCACGCTGGCCGAGCTCATGTGCGCAGGGCCGCAGCAGATGTTCGTGACGAGGCTCGCGCCGGAGAGGATGAGAGGCCAGTATTTCGCCGCCTCCAGCCTCCGATTTACGATCGGGCGCACGCTGGCTCCGCTGTCCATTCCTCTCTGCGGCTTGATCGGCTTCGAGTGGACGTTCGCGCTGCTGGCGCTGCTGGCCGTCGCGGCGGCCGTCCTGTACAAGATCATGTTCGACTGGCATGACGGCGCCGCTCCATCCCCGGACTTGCATGCCAGCGGCAAAACAATCGTCCCTTAG
- a CDS encoding ImmA/IrrE family metallo-endopeptidase, with product MMNIRQRTRSLFRTYGVTCPFRLSEEMGISVLRHPLPSGMKGFCQHAFRRRFIVLSDRLEEAEAAFVCAHELGHMLLHKGFSHSFITLRTRFVLSRYEREANEFAVKLLTCGERPEEGEQLDSFLRRCGIPPGMDKHFW from the coding sequence ATGATGAACATCAGACAGCGGACGCGCAGCCTGTTCCGCACCTACGGCGTGACCTGCCCTTTCCGGCTGTCCGAAGAAATGGGGATTTCCGTTCTGCGGCATCCGCTCCCTTCCGGAATGAAAGGCTTTTGCCAGCATGCGTTCCGACGCCGGTTCATCGTGCTGTCCGATCGTCTGGAGGAAGCTGAGGCCGCATTCGTCTGCGCCCATGAACTCGGCCATATGCTCCTCCACAAGGGCTTCAGCCATTCCTTCATCACGCTCCGCACCCGCTTCGTCCTCTCCCGATACGAACGCGAAGCCAATGAATTCGCCGTCAAGCTTCTGACCTGCGGGGAACGTCCGGAGGAGGGAGAGCAGCTTGATTCGTTTTTGCGCCGCTGCGGCATCCCCCCCGGCATGGACAAGCATTTCTGGTAG
- a CDS encoding MDR family MFS transporter, whose protein sequence is MSPVKTNRKIVTAGLLLGLFIGALDATVVSTATKSISADLQGLSLLSWIFSIYTLTTCVSTPIFGKLADLFGRRSIFAIGLLLFVLGSVLCGAAGSMEQLIAFRAIQGIGAGALSPVAFTIAGDLYPGEERGKIQGVFASVWSVAALLGPLVGGYFVDQISWRWIFFINVPIGIISFALVFGFLKETVSRSGKKIDYAGAAAFTVSISALLFALLTGGETYAWDSPLILGMFAAAAVFLIVFIQVEKRAAEPMLPLALLADRKRSVPYTMGFFMFSVSSGLTIYAPLWIQMLLGKSATFSGLALMPMSIAWPLASNLSGRYLHRLGPRPFITGGVILIAAGSLLLLALQPSSPLAYLIFILCVMGFGMGCVNTPILVTVQNSVGWESRGVATSTNALMNALGQTISVAIFGLVFNRFYREGGTALQLENGLHMIFILLLGFAAVNLLMLFLLPYGRRTDPRIAAEG, encoded by the coding sequence GTGTCCCCCGTCAAAACGAATCGGAAAATCGTGACGGCCGGCTTGCTGCTCGGCCTGTTCATCGGGGCGCTCGACGCCACCGTCGTCAGCACCGCGACCAAGAGCATCTCGGCCGACCTTCAAGGCCTGTCGCTGCTGAGCTGGATCTTCTCGATCTACACGCTCACCACATGCGTCTCCACGCCGATCTTCGGCAAGCTCGCCGACCTATTCGGCCGCAGGAGCATCTTCGCCATCGGGCTGCTGCTCTTCGTGCTCGGCTCTGTCCTATGCGGAGCGGCCGGCAGCATGGAGCAGCTCATCGCGTTCCGCGCCATCCAGGGGATCGGAGCAGGCGCCCTCTCTCCCGTCGCCTTCACGATCGCCGGAGATCTGTATCCCGGCGAGGAACGAGGCAAGATCCAGGGCGTTTTCGCCTCCGTGTGGTCGGTAGCCGCTCTTCTGGGGCCTCTTGTAGGCGGCTATTTCGTGGACCAGATCAGCTGGCGCTGGATCTTCTTCATTAATGTCCCGATCGGCATCATCTCGTTCGCGCTCGTATTCGGCTTCCTCAAGGAGACGGTAAGCCGCAGCGGCAAAAAGATCGATTATGCCGGCGCCGCCGCCTTCACCGTCAGCATCTCGGCGCTGCTCTTCGCCCTCCTGACGGGCGGCGAGACTTACGCGTGGGACTCCCCGCTCATTCTGGGCATGTTCGCTGCCGCGGCCGTCTTCCTGATCGTCTTCATCCAGGTAGAGAAAAGAGCCGCCGAGCCGATGCTTCCGCTGGCGCTGCTGGCCGACCGCAAACGCTCCGTGCCTTACACCATGGGCTTCTTCATGTTCAGCGTATCGTCCGGGCTGACGATCTACGCGCCGCTCTGGATTCAGATGCTGCTCGGCAAGTCCGCCACCTTCTCCGGCCTGGCGCTCATGCCGATGTCGATCGCCTGGCCGCTCGCCTCCAATCTGTCGGGCCGCTATCTGCATCGTCTCGGCCCCCGTCCGTTCATCACGGGAGGCGTCATCCTGATCGCCGCCGGATCGCTGCTGCTGCTTGCCCTGCAGCCGTCATCGCCGCTCGCCTATCTCATCTTCATCCTATGCGTCATGGGCTTCGGCATGGGCTGCGTGAACACCCCGATTCTGGTCACCGTCCAGAACTCGGTCGGCTGGGAATCGAGAGGTGTCGCCACCTCGACCAATGCGCTCATGAACGCGCTCGGCCAGACGATCAGCGTCGCGATCTTCGGCCTCGTATTCAACCGCTTCTACCGGGAGGGCGGCACCGCGCTCCAGCTGGAGAACGGCCTGCACATGATCTTCATCTTGCTGCTCGGCTTCGCCGCCGTCAACCTGCTCATGCTGTTCCTGCTTCCTTACGGGCGCAGGACAGATCCGCGGATCGCTGCGGAAGGCTGA